In the Pan paniscus chromosome 8, NHGRI_mPanPan1-v2.0_pri, whole genome shotgun sequence genome, one interval contains:
- the PWWP2B gene encoding PWWP domain-containing protein 2B: MEPRAGCRLPVRVEQVVNGALVVTVSCGERSFAGILLDCTKKSGLFGLPPLAPLPQVDESPANDSHGRAPEEGDAEVMQLGSSSPPPARGVQPETTGPEPPLPLVPPLPAGSLPPYPPYFEGAPFPHPLWLRDTYKLWVPQPPPRTIKRTRRRLSRNRDPGRLILSTIRLRPRQVLCEKCKSTLSPPEASPGPPAAPRARRRLGSGPDRELRKPEEPENGEPTAAATARRSKRERREEDRAPAEQVPRSPVIKISYSTPQGKGEVVKIPSRVHGSLEPFRPQQAPQDDGSQDPEVLDRESRDRPSCAPSASIPKLKLTRPVPPGADLPPPKIRLKPRRLGDSEHEPVYRAELVEELNGYPRDSSPAPCADGPAGGLADLSSGSSGEDDDFKSCPQGPQGREGLAFLVSCPEGRADCASESACSSDSLDEARSSGSEGTPADTGDLSPGHGASAPSVSREARQTVPPLTVRLHTQSVSECITEDGRTVAVGDIVWGHRR, from the exons ATGGAGCCGCGCGCCGGCTGCCGGCTGCCGGTGCGGGTGGAGCAGGTCGTCAACGGCGCGCTGGTGGTCACGGTGAGCTGTGGCGAGCGGAGCTTCGCGGGGATCCTGCTGGACTGCACGAAAAA GTCCGGCCTCTTTGGCCTACCCCCGTTGGCTCCGCTGCCCCAGGTCGATGAGTCCCCTGCCAACGACAGCCATGGCCGGGCTCCCGAGGAGGGGGATGCAGAGGTGATGCAGCTGGGGTCCAGCTCCCCACCTCCTGCCCGCGGGGTTCAGCCCGAGACCACCGGCCCCGAGCCCCCCCTGCCCCTCGTGCCGCCGCTGCCCGCCGGAAGCCTGCCCCCGTACCCTCCCTACTTCGAAGGCGCCCCCTTCCCTCACCCGCTGTGGCTCCGGGACACGTACAAGCTGTGGGTGCCCCAGCCGCCGCCCAGGACCATCAAGCGCACACGGCGGCGTCTGTCCCGCAACCGCGACCCGGGGCGCCTCATCCTCAGCACCATCCGCCTGCGGCCGCGCCAGGTGCTCTGTGAGAAGTGCAAGAGCACGCTGAGCCCCCCGGAGGCCAGCCCCGGACCCCCAGCCGCGCCCAGGGCCCGCAGGAGGCTGGGCAGCGGCCCGGACAGGGAGCTCCGCAAGCCGGAGGAGCCGGAGAACGGCGAGCCCACGGCTGCGGCCACCGCCAGGAGGAGCAAGAGGGAGAGGCGCGAGGAGGACAGGGCCCCGGCAGAGCAGGTCCCGCGGAGCCCGGTCATCAAGATCTCCTACAGCACGCCCCAGGGCAAGGGAGAGGTGGTCAAGATCCCCTCCCGCGTGCACGGCTCTCTGGAGCCCTTCCGTCCCCAGCAGGCCCCGCAGGACGACGGCAGCCAGGACCCCGAGGTGCTGGACAGAGAGTCCCGGGACCGGCCGTCCTGCGCGCCCTCGGCCTCCATCCCCAAGTTGAAACTGACACGGCCTGTGCCGCCCGGCGCGGACCTGCCGCCCCCTAAGATCCGCCTGAAGCCCCGCCGTCTGGGGGACAGCGAGCACGAGCCCGTGTACCGGGCCGAGCTGGTGGAGGAGCTGAACGGGTACCCGCGGGACAGCTCGCCGGCGCCCTGTGCGGACGGCCCTGCCGGTGGGCTGGCGGACTTGTCTTCTGGAAGTTCGGGTGAGGACGATGACTTCAAGAGCTGTCCCCAGGGTCCACAGGGACGCGAGGGCTTGGCTTTTCTCGTCAGCTGCCCTGAGGGGAGAGCGGACTGTGCCAGTGAGTCGGCGTGCAGCAGCGACAGCCTGGACGAGGCCAGGTCGTCCGGCTCGGAAGGGACGCCGGCAGACACGGGTGACCTCTCGCCTGGCCACGGCGCGTCAGCGCCCTCGGTGTCCAGAGAGGCTCGCCAAACGGTGCCACCCCTGACGGTCAGGCTGCACACACAGAGCGTGTCGGAGTGCATCACGGAGGACGGCAGGACTGTGGCCGTGGGGGACATCGTCTGGG